A section of the Humulus lupulus chromosome 2, drHumLupu1.1, whole genome shotgun sequence genome encodes:
- the LOC133815357 gene encoding uncharacterized protein LOC133815357: protein MVESNSSGQVSWDEVCRPKAEGGLGFRRIKEWNEAAIGKYVWVVASKKDSLWVRWIHAVYIGDGDWWDYKASNGSSWYWKQIVKVKEKYKELNLTRLCSNGVYRIAEGYKALVLTHQKVSWHREVWNRTIIPKHRFILWLAVLDRLQLKDRLFRFNITTDYLCLLCGSNKETREHVFFYCYLSSSCLRQIKSWLGWQTAATTTHNLLRWIAKARLTHFRKQVFIVTLAALIY, encoded by the coding sequence ATGGTTGAGTCTAATAGTTCAGGGCAGGTTTCTTGGGATGAAGTATGTAGGCCTAAAGCTGAGGGAGGTCTAGGCTTTAGGAGGATCAAGGAATGGAATGAAGCAGCTATTGGTAAGTATGTATGGGTAGTGGCTTCGAAAAAAGACTCTTTATGGGTTCGATGGATACATGCTGTGTATATTGGTGATGGAGACTGGTGGGACTATAAAGCTTCGAATGGCAGTAGTTGGTATTGGAAGCAAATTGTTAAAGTtaaagagaagtacaaggaacTTAACTTGACTCGTCTATGTTCTAATGGGGTTTATAGGATAGCTGAGGGCTACAAAGCTCTTGTTCTCACTCATCAAAAGGTCTCATGGCATAGGGAAGTTTGGAATAGAACCATCATACCAAAGCATAGATTTATCTTATGGCTTGCGGTTCTAGATAGGTTACAACTGAAAGATAGACTGTTTCGTTTCAACATAACAACTGATTACCTCTGTCTTTTATGTGGTAGTAACAAGGAAACAAGAGAACATGTATTTTTTTACTGTTATTTGAGCTCTTCTTGCCTGAGGCAAATCAAGAGCTGGCTAGGATGGCAGACGGCAGCTACCACTACACATAACTTGTTGCGGTGGATTGCTAAGGCCAGATTAACTCATTTCAGGAAACAAGTCTTTATTGTGACCCTGGCAGCTTTGATATACTAG